In the Blautia coccoides genome, GATGATGCATTTTCGGATAAAATTTTAAAGGTCGTGTTTTATAATGATAAACTCTGTATACAACGTATCCGCTTTTCATTAATGCATGAATTAGGCCACTTTTTACTGGGCCATGAAACGGAAAGCAGAGAAAATGAATCGGAAGCGGACGCCTTTGCTGCCAACCTTTTAGCACCTGAGGCACTGATAAAGTACAAAAATTTCCACAGTGCCCCGTCTATCAGCAGTTATTTTGGAATTTCAATAGCTGCTGCCAACCATATAATGATGCGGACAAAATACCGCTCTTTCTGGAGCACAGATAAGTATGAGGCTAAGCTTTTGGCTTACCTATACCCAAATTCCTCGAGGATTCATTTTGGAGAGGATGGTATTGTAACGTCCG is a window encoding:
- a CDS encoding ImmA/IrrE family metallo-endopeptidase, producing the protein MNSEKLHQKVWEVCTECGIKDFPFDCIAVLKHYGFKVFTYEQARYLRPELYALCLDMSDDAFSDKILKVVFYNDKLCIQRIRFSLMHELGHFLLGHETESRENESEADAFAANLLAPEALIKYKNFHSAPSISSYFGISIAAANHIMMRTKYRSFWSTDKYEAKLLAYLYPNSSRIHFGEDGIVTSVKFDNIYYLVNN